One Streptomyces hundungensis DNA segment encodes these proteins:
- a CDS encoding PLP-dependent aminotransferase family protein, which yields MSPQTPAPQTDPPRWAGAFADRTRRMVPSETRALFSMASRPDVVSLAGGMPSPEALPVKVMGTVLGEVLERYGADALQYGSAQGEAGLRERICQVMAAEGIAATPDEVMVTVGSQQALDLVTRIFVDPGDTVVAEAPTYVTALSTFAAHQARVVQVPVDHDGVVPQALEETFALLAAEGRPAKFFYTVPTFHNPTGVVLSAARRPEVLEICRRAGVLVLEDNPYGLLHFGDRPERALRADDPDGVVYLGSFSKTLAPGLRVGWVLAPRGIMDKLVLAAESAMLSHSLLAQRAVDHYLSTQSWQSHLTAARDTYRERRDAMLHELTALMPHGVHWTVPQGGFFVWMTLPSGMDSKALLPRAVAGGVAYVPGTGFSTAGGERHLRLSFSHPTPRRIREGVRNLAALLHAETEQVPLRARQLTPC from the coding sequence ATGTCCCCGCAGACTCCCGCCCCGCAGACCGACCCGCCCCGCTGGGCCGGCGCGTTCGCCGACCGCACCCGGCGGATGGTGCCCTCCGAGACCCGCGCCCTGTTCTCGATGGCCTCCCGCCCCGACGTGGTCTCGCTGGCCGGTGGCATGCCCAGCCCCGAGGCCCTGCCCGTCAAGGTCATGGGTACGGTCCTCGGCGAGGTCCTGGAACGGTACGGAGCCGACGCCCTCCAGTACGGCTCGGCGCAGGGAGAGGCGGGTCTGCGCGAGCGGATCTGCCAGGTGATGGCCGCCGAGGGCATCGCCGCGACCCCGGACGAGGTGATGGTCACCGTCGGCTCCCAGCAGGCCCTCGACCTGGTCACCCGCATCTTCGTCGACCCGGGCGACACCGTGGTGGCCGAGGCGCCCACCTATGTCACCGCCCTCAGCACCTTCGCCGCCCACCAGGCGCGCGTCGTCCAGGTGCCCGTGGACCACGACGGCGTGGTCCCCCAGGCCCTGGAGGAGACGTTCGCCCTGCTCGCCGCCGAGGGCAGGCCCGCGAAGTTCTTCTACACCGTGCCCACCTTCCACAACCCCACCGGCGTCGTGCTCTCCGCCGCCCGGCGGCCCGAGGTCCTGGAGATATGCCGGCGCGCCGGGGTGCTCGTCCTGGAGGACAACCCGTACGGGCTGCTGCACTTCGGGGACCGGCCCGAGCGTGCGCTGCGCGCCGACGACCCCGACGGCGTGGTCTACCTCGGGTCGTTCTCCAAGACCCTCGCCCCCGGTCTGCGCGTGGGCTGGGTGCTGGCCCCCCGGGGGATCATGGACAAGCTCGTCCTGGCCGCCGAGAGCGCCATGCTCTCCCACTCCCTCCTGGCCCAGCGCGCCGTCGACCACTACCTGTCCACCCAGTCCTGGCAGAGCCACCTCACGGCGGCCCGGGACACCTACCGCGAGCGCCGTGACGCGATGCTGCACGAGCTCACCGCCCTGATGCCGCACGGCGTGCACTGGACCGTGCCGCAGGGCGGGTTCTTCGTCTGGATGACCCTGCCGTCCGGGATGGACAGCAAGGCCCTGCTGCCCCGCGCCGTCGCCGGCGGCGTCGCCTACGTCCCGGGCACCGGCTTCTCCACCGCGGGCGGCGAGCGGCACCTACGGCTCTCCTTCTCGCATCCCACCCCGCGACGCATCCGCGAGGGCGTACGCAACCTGGCGGCCCTGTTGCATGCGGAGACGGAACAAGTTCCCCTGAGAGCACGGCAGTTGACGCCCTGCTGA
- a CDS encoding ABC transporter ATP-binding protein — MAETSTLSAPDTSASLGEPTVIADDVHVIYQVNGTGSRGRGGATAALNRLVSRKRQSPGMREVHAVKGVTFVARRGEAIGLIGSNGSGKSTLLKAVAGLLPAARGTIYTQGQPSLLGVNAALMNDLTGERNVTLGGLAMGMTREQVRERYDDIVDFSGINEKDDFISLPMRTYSSGMSARLRFSIAAAKNHDVLLIDEALATGDARFQRRSQERINELRKEAGTVFLVSHSNASIRETCERSLWLESGTLRMDGPTAEVLAAYERFTKKK, encoded by the coding sequence GTGGCTGAGACCAGCACCCTGAGCGCGCCGGACACGAGCGCCTCCCTCGGCGAGCCGACCGTGATCGCCGACGACGTCCACGTCATCTACCAGGTCAACGGGACCGGCTCGCGCGGCAGGGGCGGGGCGACCGCCGCGCTGAACCGGCTCGTCTCGCGCAAGCGGCAGAGCCCGGGGATGCGCGAGGTGCACGCCGTCAAGGGCGTCACCTTCGTGGCCCGCCGGGGCGAGGCCATCGGCCTCATCGGCTCCAACGGCTCCGGCAAGTCGACCCTGCTCAAGGCGGTCGCGGGGCTGCTGCCCGCCGCCCGCGGCACGATCTACACCCAGGGCCAGCCCTCGCTGCTCGGCGTGAACGCGGCGCTGATGAACGACCTCACCGGCGAACGCAACGTCACCCTGGGCGGCCTCGCCATGGGCATGACCCGCGAGCAGGTGCGCGAGCGCTATGACGACATCGTCGACTTCTCCGGGATCAACGAGAAGGACGACTTCATCTCGCTCCCCATGCGCACGTACTCCTCCGGCATGAGCGCCCGGCTGCGGTTCTCCATCGCGGCCGCCAAGAACCACGACGTACTGCTCATCGACGAAGCCCTGGCCACCGGCGACGCCCGGTTCCAGCGCCGCAGCCAGGAGCGCATCAACGAGCTGCGCAAGGAGGCCGGCACGGTCTTCCTGGTCAGCCACAGCAACGCCTCCATCAGAGAGACCTGCGAGCGCTCGCTCTGGCTGGAGTCCGGCACGCTGCGGATGGACGGCCCGACGGCCGAGGTGCTCGCCGCGTACGAGCGGTTCACGAAGAAGAAGTAG
- a CDS encoding M20 metallopeptidase family protein codes for MHLVEDAHELQDDLVRLRRTLHAAPETGLHLPRTQETVLRAIDGLGLEVTTGRGLSSVTAVLRGARPGPTVLLRGDMDALPLAERTGLDYAARGDAMHACGHDLHTAMLAGAARLLAQHRDRLEGDVVFMFQPGEEGHDGARLMLEEGVLEASGTRPRAAYALHVTSAGHPLGQFASREGPTMSAVAVLTVTVHGSGGHGSAPHRAKDPVQAACDMVTALQTWITRSFDVFDPVVLSVGTFHAGTQHNIIPETATFEASIRSFSPQTLARLKDGTVRVCEGIAAAHGVSVDAHFDELYPATVNDPGAAATVAATVAELYGEERFSRLPHPLPGSEDFSRVIAEVPGAMVFLGAPAVGSDHRSAPNNHSPYAAFDDGVLADGAALYAALAVEAVAAPN; via the coding sequence ATGCATCTGGTCGAGGACGCGCACGAACTCCAGGACGATCTGGTCCGGTTGCGCCGCACCCTGCACGCCGCCCCCGAGACCGGCCTCCACCTTCCCCGTACGCAGGAGACCGTGCTGCGGGCCATCGACGGACTCGGCCTGGAGGTCACCACGGGCCGCGGTCTGAGTTCGGTCACCGCGGTCCTGCGCGGGGCCCGCCCGGGCCCCACCGTGCTGCTCCGGGGCGACATGGACGCGTTGCCCCTCGCCGAGAGGACCGGCCTGGACTACGCGGCGCGGGGCGACGCCATGCACGCGTGCGGGCACGATCTGCACACCGCCATGCTGGCGGGCGCGGCTCGGCTCCTGGCCCAGCACCGCGACCGCCTTGAGGGCGACGTCGTGTTCATGTTCCAGCCCGGCGAGGAGGGGCACGACGGCGCCCGACTCATGCTGGAGGAAGGGGTGTTGGAGGCCTCCGGCACCCGCCCCCGGGCCGCCTACGCGCTGCACGTCACCAGCGCCGGCCACCCCCTCGGGCAGTTCGCGAGCCGCGAGGGGCCCACCATGTCCGCGGTCGCCGTCCTCACCGTCACGGTCCACGGCTCCGGCGGGCACGGCTCCGCGCCGCACCGGGCGAAGGATCCCGTCCAGGCCGCCTGCGACATGGTCACCGCGCTCCAGACGTGGATCACGCGCAGCTTCGACGTCTTCGACCCGGTCGTCCTGTCCGTCGGCACCTTCCACGCCGGGACCCAGCACAACATCATCCCCGAGACCGCCACCTTCGAAGCGAGCATCCGTTCCTTCTCGCCGCAGACGCTGGCGCGGCTCAAGGACGGCACGGTACGGGTCTGCGAGGGCATCGCCGCGGCCCATGGCGTCAGCGTCGACGCCCACTTCGACGAGCTCTACCCCGCCACCGTCAACGACCCCGGCGCGGCGGCCACGGTCGCCGCCACGGTGGCCGAGCTGTACGGCGAGGAGCGCTTCAGCCGGCTTCCCCATCCGCTGCCCGGCTCCGAGGACTTCTCGCGGGTGATCGCCGAGGTGCCCGGCGCGATGGTCTTCCTCGGGGCGCCCGCGGTGGGAAGCGACCATCGCAGTGCGCCCAACAACCACTCTCCTTACGCGGCGTTCGACGACGGTGTCCTGGCGGACGGGGCCGCGCTCTACGCGGCGCTGGCGGTCGAGGCCGTTGCCGCGCCGAACTGA
- a CDS encoding glycosyltransferase 87 family protein, with translation MTPSQTPPPTARVRIPAPAPAPDPGAFGRRTRYAALAASWLATRALMLHLLVTDRLGVGGVSGEVYVLYRRWYDQLTTGAFPFGDPTWQYPPGAGALLLTPLIFPFLTFFQAFTAVTVVCDALIARALVRAGARPGGSAAGAWLWVGGLPLLLHIPYARYDVQVTALAVGALLALRRRPGLGGVLAGLGALVKVWPLLTLIGGPRGRTTRRALLGALGSSAALLAVLALAFDHTLDFARQQGGRGLQIESLGGTVYQLAHLATGRPGRVVYRYGAMEFVGPYVSALTALSLALTGLAVCWLVFWRVRARRWTVSVPLDAALCAVLLFTVTSRVISPQYLVWLLGLAAVCLTSGRTSQRPVAQLLLPAAALSALAFPCLYGEVVAGTALGTTVMTARNALLLAAALVSCRRLWSSTVTASTTTVKDATISERR, from the coding sequence ATGACGCCCTCTCAGACGCCCCCGCCGACCGCCCGGGTCCGCATCCCGGCCCCCGCGCCCGCGCCCGACCCGGGCGCCTTCGGCCGCCGCACCCGGTACGCCGCGCTCGCCGCGAGCTGGCTCGCCACCCGCGCGCTGATGCTCCATCTGCTGGTCACCGACCGGCTCGGGGTGGGCGGGGTGAGCGGCGAGGTGTATGTCCTGTACCGGCGCTGGTACGACCAGCTCACCACGGGCGCCTTCCCCTTCGGCGATCCCACCTGGCAGTACCCGCCCGGCGCGGGCGCCCTCCTGCTGACCCCGCTGATCTTCCCCTTCCTCACCTTCTTCCAGGCCTTCACCGCCGTCACCGTGGTCTGCGACGCGCTGATCGCCCGCGCGCTGGTACGGGCCGGCGCCCGGCCCGGCGGCAGCGCGGCCGGGGCCTGGCTGTGGGTGGGCGGCCTCCCGCTGCTCCTGCACATCCCGTACGCCCGCTACGACGTCCAGGTCACCGCCCTCGCGGTGGGCGCCCTGCTCGCGCTGCGCCGCAGGCCCGGCCTTGGCGGGGTGCTCGCGGGTCTGGGCGCCCTGGTCAAGGTGTGGCCGCTGCTCACCCTGATCGGCGGTCCGCGCGGCCGTACCACCCGCCGCGCCCTGCTCGGCGCGCTCGGCTCGTCGGCCGCGCTGCTCGCCGTGCTCGCCCTGGCCTTCGACCACACCCTGGACTTCGCCCGCCAGCAGGGCGGCCGGGGCCTTCAGATCGAGTCCCTGGGCGGCACCGTCTACCAGCTCGCCCACCTCGCCACGGGCCGTCCCGGACGGGTCGTCTACCGATACGGCGCGATGGAGTTCGTCGGGCCGTATGTGTCCGCGCTCACCGCCCTCAGCCTGGCCCTGACCGGACTCGCCGTCTGCTGGCTGGTGTTCTGGCGGGTACGGGCCCGGCGCTGGACGGTGTCGGTGCCGCTGGACGCGGCCCTGTGCGCGGTGCTCCTGTTCACCGTGACCAGCCGGGTCATCAGCCCCCAGTACCTGGTCTGGCTGCTCGGCCTGGCCGCCGTGTGCCTCACCTCGGGCCGCACCAGCCAGCGTCCGGTGGCCCAACTCCTGCTGCCCGCCGCCGCGTTGAGCGCCCTGGCCTTTCCCTGCCTGTACGGCGAGGTCGTCGCGGGGACGGCCCTGGGCACCACCGTCATGACCGCCCGCAACGCCCTGCTGCTGGCCGCCGCCCTGGTCTCCTGCCGTCGGCTGTGGAGCTCCACGGTGACGGCGTCGACGACCACGGTGAAGGACGCCACCATCAGCGAGCGACGCTGA
- a CDS encoding NADP-dependent oxidoreductase: MSLAPRNTLVHQVRRPNGRPTPQDFAFVTEAVPTPGPGTALVENLLLSVDPYMRECMDGDWELGVPLEGRSIGRVTASATPEYREGDLVLHRHGWRTHALIAPGEARVLPQVDGVDLSAFLGILGGTGLSAYVALTRVARLRAGESVFVSAAAGGVGSATGQIARLLGAARVVGSAGSAAKVAYLTEELGFDAAFDYHDGPLAESLARAAPDGFDVYVDNVGGDHLEAAIGGLREYGRIAWCGAISQYNATEPPAAPRNLFDLVEKSIRLEGFLVRNHRAVQGELEEFLIPHLINGTVVDPQTVTDGFDGIVDAFLGMLDGRNLGKATVRLGLA; encoded by the coding sequence ATGTCCCTTGCCCCTCGCAACACCCTCGTCCACCAGGTGCGCCGCCCTAACGGCCGGCCCACCCCCCAGGACTTCGCCTTCGTGACGGAGGCCGTCCCCACGCCCGGCCCCGGCACCGCCCTCGTCGAGAATCTGCTGCTCTCCGTCGACCCGTACATGCGCGAGTGCATGGACGGCGACTGGGAGCTCGGCGTCCCGCTGGAGGGCCGTTCGATCGGCCGGGTCACCGCCTCGGCCACCCCCGAGTACCGCGAAGGCGATCTGGTCCTGCACCGGCACGGCTGGCGCACCCATGCGCTGATCGCGCCGGGTGAGGCCCGGGTGCTGCCGCAGGTCGACGGCGTGGACCTGTCGGCCTTCCTGGGCATCCTCGGCGGCACCGGCCTCAGCGCGTATGTGGCGCTGACCCGGGTGGCCCGGCTCCGGGCCGGGGAGAGCGTGTTCGTCTCGGCGGCGGCAGGCGGAGTGGGCAGCGCGACCGGTCAGATCGCCCGCCTCCTCGGCGCGGCGCGGGTCGTCGGCAGCGCCGGTTCGGCCGCCAAGGTGGCTTATCTGACCGAGGAGTTGGGCTTCGACGCGGCCTTCGACTACCACGACGGGCCCCTCGCGGAGTCGCTCGCCCGGGCCGCACCCGACGGCTTCGACGTCTACGTGGACAACGTGGGCGGCGACCACCTGGAGGCCGCGATCGGCGGGCTGCGCGAGTACGGCCGGATCGCCTGGTGCGGGGCCATCTCACAGTACAACGCGACCGAGCCGCCCGCCGCCCCGCGCAATCTGTTCGACCTGGTCGAGAAGAGCATCCGGCTCGAAGGCTTCCTGGTCCGCAACCACCGTGCCGTACAAGGAGAGTTGGAGGAGTTCCTCATCCCCCACCTGATCAACGGGACCGTCGTCGATCCCCAGACGGTCACCGACGGGTTCGACGGGATCGTGGACGCCTTCCTCGGCATGCTGGACGGCCGCAACCTCGGCAAGGCCACCGTACGGCTGGGGCTCGCATGA
- a CDS encoding phenylacetate--CoA ligase family protein: protein MRFYPTDLLLAVEHAEASLRTDPASALGHLLEESGWSELSVLFDSTALAAALDEALGGLSQFPWRPMTDTDDVWRHDPAGLVALDDDAAGPTLRGLLLAWALGNDVVLRTARPEPWEALIALLREAGVPLPGARTAPLDTPVDGARHIRVPDLVVEGDGPAADGELFVRAPRPGSAAIRIQGAPGLDGLPSPVAALDCRSPWFQELFTATYLAGTTLARARDDDPQRAARLDARLRYLVGRARRTPHYRDLPQVNGTADLVRLPILDKHTLEKVSLPRDRGLSSGALPSGEVLRSGASSGEPRYIVYSRTDWENMVREAIPLMRSLGVRNGDRVVNTLMGGGLYGGLITTSSELTRMPVEAYSAGQQITADLLLMLVRDFSANVLLGMPALILPLLREAKQLDPALRIEKVVYGGTPMTESDKQWLRTELGTEVISSILAANDGAQLGHQCAHMGRTLHHINDDYNLIEVVDDDGRPVPDGQSGHLLITSMQKFEGPLIRYRIGDVGRVSQRDCACGVSGRVLEYLGRSDGQIKVKAWTVHYGELLDALEKFQISQLQAEIQTCDGTETLIVRTEAPHELDPDALHAFLTGALPVLSHLQVFDDGLKVFELRVECHPEGALDRNPVSGKIKTVIDRRLD from the coding sequence ATGAGGTTCTACCCCACCGACCTGCTGCTTGCCGTGGAGCACGCGGAAGCCTCGCTGCGCACCGACCCGGCCTCGGCGCTCGGCCACCTCCTTGAGGAGTCCGGCTGGAGCGAGCTCTCCGTCCTCTTCGACAGCACCGCGCTCGCGGCCGCCCTCGACGAGGCGCTCGGCGGGTTGAGCCAGTTCCCCTGGCGGCCGATGACCGACACCGACGACGTGTGGCGTCACGACCCGGCCGGTCTGGTCGCCCTCGACGACGACGCGGCCGGCCCCACCCTGCGTGGGCTCCTGCTGGCCTGGGCGCTCGGCAACGACGTGGTTCTGCGCACCGCGCGGCCCGAGCCGTGGGAGGCGCTGATCGCGCTGCTGCGGGAGGCGGGCGTGCCGCTGCCGGGCGCCCGCACCGCGCCGCTCGACACTCCCGTGGACGGCGCGCGGCACATCCGGGTGCCCGACCTCGTGGTGGAGGGCGACGGCCCGGCCGCCGACGGCGAACTGTTCGTCCGGGCGCCCCGGCCGGGCAGCGCGGCCATCCGCATCCAGGGCGCACCGGGCCTGGACGGGCTGCCGAGCCCGGTCGCCGCACTGGACTGCCGCTCCCCCTGGTTCCAGGAGCTCTTCACCGCCACCTATCTGGCCGGCACCACCTTGGCCCGGGCCCGCGACGACGACCCCCAGCGGGCCGCCCGCCTCGACGCGCGGCTGCGCTATCTGGTGGGCCGGGCCCGCCGCACCCCGCACTACCGCGACCTGCCCCAGGTGAACGGCACCGCCGACCTGGTCCGGCTGCCGATCCTGGACAAGCACACACTGGAGAAGGTCTCGCTGCCGCGCGACCGCGGCCTGTCCAGCGGCGCCCTGCCCTCCGGCGAGGTCCTGCGCAGCGGCGCCTCCAGCGGTGAACCGCGCTACATCGTGTACTCCCGTACGGACTGGGAGAACATGGTGCGCGAGGCGATCCCGCTGATGCGCTCGCTGGGCGTGCGCAACGGCGACCGGGTCGTCAACACCCTGATGGGCGGCGGCCTTTACGGGGGCTTGATCACCACCAGCAGCGAGCTGACCCGGATGCCCGTGGAGGCCTACTCGGCCGGGCAACAGATCACCGCCGACCTGCTGCTGATGCTGGTGCGCGACTTCTCCGCGAACGTCCTGCTCGGCATGCCCGCGCTGATCCTCCCGCTGCTGCGGGAGGCCAAGCAGCTCGACCCGGCGCTGCGCATCGAGAAGGTCGTCTACGGCGGCACCCCGATGACGGAGTCCGACAAGCAGTGGCTGCGCACCGAGCTCGGCACCGAGGTGATCTCCAGCATCCTGGCCGCCAACGACGGCGCCCAACTCGGCCACCAGTGTGCCCACATGGGGCGCACCCTCCACCACATCAACGACGACTACAACCTGATCGAGGTCGTCGACGACGACGGCCGGCCGGTGCCGGACGGGCAGAGCGGCCATCTGCTGATCACCAGCATGCAGAAGTTCGAGGGGCCGCTGATCCGCTACCGCATCGGCGACGTGGGACGCGTCAGCCAACGCGACTGCGCCTGCGGGGTGTCGGGGCGGGTCCTGGAGTACCTCGGCCGCAGCGACGGGCAGATCAAGGTCAAGGCCTGGACGGTTCACTACGGTGAACTGCTCGACGCACTGGAGAAGTTCCAGATCTCCCAGCTCCAGGCGGAGATCCAGACCTGTGACGGCACGGAGACCCTGATCGTGCGCACCGAGGCCCCGCACGAGCTGGACCCCGACGCCCTGCACGCGTTCCTCACGGGGGCGCTGCCCGTCCTCAGCCACCTCCAGGTCTTCGACGACGGCCTGAAGGTCTTCGAACTCCGCGTCGAGTGCCACCCCGAAGGCGCGCTGGACCGCAACCCGGTCAGCGGAAAGATCAAGACGGTGATCGACCGCCGCCTCGACTGA
- a CDS encoding MFS transporter encodes MIWRDGIARTMLGSMLISSIGMGLYTLALGQTLFHLTGDAQAFAVIFALQGLGAVLVLPFSGPLVDALDSQRVYLACSVLRSATVALIFTVSTLRIGNPVAVIGTAAVFLAVFDNVQRTAFFKFTAHRIDSTRAVAFNSMIGIAIQTGRLAGMAALGLVLLVGTPTQALLVDVAMSLVAAGVVSTLPRDTTASVGGAQLPSLRGALGGMVADWRQLFRRHRSELVVFGMIAMCAGDFVFSYSLSTLVVPLVDAHYGAASWVVSALEATFGAGMITATFFTRFTVRQALLPGWVALQGLLAAALAFSGSPWLHFPAYFLAGYANLNTITWLLTSLQQHAAAGDKAKMASLRLLAIGIGTAALMPLLGAASRVSLTAAYLTAAATSVPFLVCAVWAALRFRPGTKTPAPAPAPALSRT; translated from the coding sequence ATGATCTGGCGGGACGGCATCGCGCGCACCATGCTCGGCTCGATGCTCATCTCCAGCATCGGCATGGGCCTGTACACCCTGGCCCTGGGGCAGACCCTGTTCCATCTGACCGGTGACGCCCAGGCGTTCGCCGTCATCTTCGCCCTCCAGGGCCTGGGCGCGGTGCTCGTCCTGCCGTTCTCCGGCCCCCTGGTGGACGCCCTGGACTCCCAACGGGTCTACCTGGCGTGCAGCGTGCTGCGCTCGGCGACGGTCGCGCTGATCTTCACCGTGTCGACCCTGCGGATCGGCAACCCGGTGGCGGTGATCGGCACGGCCGCGGTCTTCCTCGCCGTCTTCGACAACGTCCAGCGCACCGCGTTCTTCAAGTTCACCGCCCACCGCATCGACAGCACCCGCGCGGTGGCCTTCAACAGCATGATCGGCATCGCGATCCAGACCGGGCGGCTCGCGGGCATGGCCGCCCTCGGCCTGGTCCTGCTGGTGGGCACCCCCACCCAGGCCCTTCTGGTCGACGTGGCGATGTCCCTCGTCGCGGCGGGGGTCGTCTCGACCCTGCCCCGCGACACGACCGCCTCCGTGGGCGGCGCGCAACTGCCTTCACTGCGCGGGGCGTTGGGCGGGATGGTGGCGGACTGGCGCCAACTGTTCCGCCGGCACCGCTCGGAGCTGGTCGTCTTCGGCATGATCGCGATGTGCGCGGGCGACTTCGTGTTCTCCTACAGCCTGAGCACCCTGGTGGTCCCCCTCGTGGACGCCCACTACGGCGCGGCGTCCTGGGTGGTGTCCGCCCTGGAGGCCACGTTCGGCGCCGGAATGATCACGGCGACGTTCTTCACCCGCTTCACCGTGCGGCAGGCCCTGTTGCCGGGGTGGGTCGCGCTCCAGGGCCTCCTGGCGGCCGCGCTCGCCTTCTCCGGTTCGCCGTGGCTGCACTTCCCCGCGTACTTCCTGGCGGGCTACGCCAACCTCAACACCATCACCTGGCTGTTGACCTCCCTCCAGCAGCACGCCGCGGCCGGTGACAAGGCGAAGATGGCCTCCCTGCGGCTGCTGGCGATCGGCATCGGCACGGCCGCGCTGATGCCCCTGCTGGGCGCCGCCTCGCGCGTCTCCCTGACCGCGGCCTACCTCACCGCGGCGGCCACCTCGGTGCCGTTCCTCGTCTGCGCCGTGTGGGCGGCCCTCCGCTTCCGCCCGGGCACCAAGACACCCGCCCCGGCGCCCGCACCCGCCCTGTCCCGCACCTGA
- a CDS encoding ABC transporter permease, which translates to MSQTAAARPTAAPPATSATIPAQSRRPSGDQALSPAELAAKYGLKVSGARPSLGEYVRQLWARRHFITAFATAKLTAQYSQAKLGQIWQLMTPLLNAAVYYFIFGILMGNKSSTPDYIPWLVTGVFIWTFTANSIMAGTRAITGNIGLVRALHFPRASLPVSLALQQLQQLLFSLAALAIIIMSFGQLPGVSWLLLVPALLLQSMFNTGLSLVMARVTAKTPDIAQVMPFVLRTWMYMSGVMWNLTPQLKKLPHLVGDLLQLNPAAVYIDLVRFSMIGSFRASQLPPHVWLVAGGWAFAALAVGFVYFWKAEEQYGRG; encoded by the coding sequence GTGAGCCAGACCGCAGCTGCGCGCCCGACCGCAGCACCACCGGCCACGTCGGCCACCATTCCGGCGCAGTCCCGCCGGCCCTCGGGCGACCAGGCCCTGAGCCCGGCCGAGCTGGCCGCCAAGTACGGCCTGAAGGTGAGCGGCGCCCGCCCCTCGCTCGGCGAGTACGTCCGGCAGCTGTGGGCGCGGCGGCACTTCATCACCGCGTTCGCCACCGCCAAGCTGACCGCCCAGTACAGCCAGGCGAAGCTGGGCCAGATCTGGCAGTTGATGACGCCGCTTTTGAACGCGGCGGTGTACTACTTCATCTTCGGCATCCTGATGGGCAACAAGAGCAGCACGCCCGACTACATCCCGTGGCTGGTCACGGGCGTGTTCATCTGGACCTTCACGGCCAACTCGATCATGGCGGGCACCCGCGCGATCACCGGCAACATCGGTCTGGTGCGGGCGCTGCACTTCCCGCGCGCCTCGCTGCCCGTCTCGCTCGCCCTCCAGCAGCTCCAGCAGCTGCTGTTCTCGCTGGCCGCGCTGGCGATCATCATCATGAGCTTCGGCCAGCTTCCGGGCGTCTCCTGGCTGCTGCTGGTTCCGGCGCTGCTCCTCCAGTCGATGTTCAACACGGGTCTGTCCCTGGTGATGGCCCGGGTCACCGCGAAGACCCCGGACATCGCCCAGGTGATGCCGTTCGTGCTGCGCACCTGGATGTACATGTCCGGCGTGATGTGGAACCTCACCCCGCAGCTGAAGAAACTCCCGCACCTGGTGGGCGACTTGCTCCAGCTGAACCCGGCCGCGGTCTACATCGACCTGGTGCGGTTCTCGATGATCGGGAGCTTCCGCGCGTCCCAACTGCCGCCGCACGTATGGCTGGTGGCGGGCGGCTGGGCGTTCGCCGCACTGGCCGTGGGCTTCGTCTACTTCTGGAAGGCAGAGGAGCAGTACGGACGTGGCTGA
- a CDS encoding TetR/AcrR family transcriptional regulator: MTKKDPETPASRPRPRRAPAGAAVLREDVTDAIRVAVFEELAAVGFARMSIEGIARRAGVGKTAVYRRWKSKLALVLDLVSAFAEQGLPVPHTGSLYGDIRALLAVASLALRHPIASQVIPDLLVESVRHPEIADAIKAALLDGQQGVAAVVVREAVARGELPPGADPERALDLIVGPLYWRLVVVKGPLPKGYLDDLARAAVAGLTT, translated from the coding sequence ATGACCAAGAAGGACCCGGAGACCCCCGCGAGCCGCCCCCGGCCGCGCCGCGCGCCCGCCGGGGCGGCCGTGCTGCGCGAGGACGTGACGGACGCGATCCGGGTGGCCGTCTTCGAGGAGCTCGCCGCGGTCGGATTCGCCCGGATGTCCATCGAGGGCATCGCGCGCCGGGCGGGGGTCGGCAAGACCGCGGTCTACCGGCGCTGGAAGTCCAAGCTCGCCCTGGTCCTCGACCTGGTGTCGGCCTTCGCCGAACAGGGACTGCCGGTGCCGCACACCGGGTCGCTGTACGGGGACATCCGCGCGCTCCTCGCGGTCGCCTCGCTCGCCCTGCGCCACCCGATCGCCTCGCAGGTCATTCCCGACCTGCTGGTGGAGTCGGTACGCCACCCCGAGATCGCGGACGCGATCAAAGCGGCGCTGCTCGATGGGCAGCAGGGGGTTGCCGCGGTGGTCGTCCGCGAGGCGGTCGCGCGCGGCGAGCTGCCCCCCGGGGCGGATCCCGAGCGGGCGCTCGACCTCATCGTGGGTCCGCTGTACTGGCGCCTCGTCGTGGTCAAGGGCCCTTTGCCGAAGGGGTACTTGGACGATTTGGCTCGGGCGGCGGTGGCGGGGCTCACGACGTAG